A section of the Citrus sinensis cultivar Valencia sweet orange chromosome 8, DVS_A1.0, whole genome shotgun sequence genome encodes:
- the LOC102613753 gene encoding calmodulin-like protein 30 yields the protein MHFNFSTKDIFFMLLLCIWPVTSVSEVIPAFEHLCLRCKILSSFEMSKVSFLNFYNGLSRKPSVKSTPQESMPKERQNSSVPRASRSNVQEMRQVFDKFDTNKDGKISQDEYNSALSVLGKGISKAEMAKSFRFIDTDKDGYIDFKEFIEMMHDMGDNRVKKNDIQGAFQLFDLNGDKKISAEELMEVLRKMGEKYSLDSCRKMIRGVDADGDGLIDMDEFMTMMTRNVKVA from the exons ATGCATTTCAACTTTTCGACGAAGGACATCTTCTTTATGCTGTTGCTTTGCATCTG GCCTGTAACTTCAGTATCAGAAGTCATCCCGGCATTTGAACATCTTTGCTTGCGTTGCAAGATATTATCATCCTTTGAGATGTCGAAAGTGAGTTTCCTCAATTTCTATAATGGCCTTTCAAGAAAGCCCTCAGTTAAATCAACCCCCCAAGagagcatgcccaaggaaaggcAAAATTCTAGCGTGCCAAGAGCCTCGAGGTCAAACGTACAAGAGATGAGACAGGTGTTCGACAAATTTGACACCAACAAAGATGGCAAGATCTCTCAGGACGAGTACAACTCAGCTTTGAGTGTTCTCGGTAAGGGAATTTCAAAAGCTGAGATGGCTAAGTCCTTTCGTTTCATTGATACTGACAAAGATGGGTATATTGACTTTAAGGAGTTCATTGAAATGATGCATGACATGGGGGATAATAGAGTAAAGAAGAATGATATTCAAGGTGCGTTTCAACTGTTTGATTTGAATGGTGATAAAAAGATAAGTGCTGAGGAGTTGATGGAGGTGTTGAGGAAGATGGGGGAGAAATACAGCTTGGATTCTTGTCGGAAAATGATCCGAGGGGTGGATGCTGATGGGGATGGTTTGATTGACATGGATGAATTCATGACCATGATGACTCGCAATGTGAAAGTGGCTTAA
- the LOC102613458 gene encoding uncharacterized protein LOC102613458 produces MEFVLEEGKHLSESCSNLILPALSIGNVGQLAVDLLVSSTGAETVGYLDDQFVLPCVGNDAYRPSPRGGLALPLQAYESSSSGLTLIQQRSPVVKGMMVEYAKNLADFAAASGNKHVVVLSALDFGRLQRIDMSSGPQIYYLSSTSVDGTDDYCEQLGWKRLQEYNPAQRGWKYLSSLAEGDVGDENNFTFEDDLEEEDYYPSLPFAALFSCFKARGLKVTCLLCYCSEGDNMADAFNLADAACKFLRLNPDNLRGDDGEKWIVPFSWMTVYGPPPDMSMF; encoded by the exons ATGGAATTCGTTCTCGAAGAAGGCAAACACCTCAGCGAGAGCTGCTCAAACCTAATACTG CCTGCGTTATCGATCGGAAATGTGGGCCAGCTGGCGGTGGACCTACTCGTGTCGTCGACCGGAGCTGAAACAGTTGGATACTTGGACGATCAATTCGTGCTTCCTTGCGTCGGTAACGATGCTTACCGGCCGAGTCCACGTGGCGGCCTTGCTCTTCCTCTTCAag CTTATGAGTCATCTTCTAGTGGGCTGACTCTTATCCAGCAAAGATCCCCAGTTGTTAAG GGGATGATGGTTGAATATGCTAAGAACTTGGCGGACTTTGCTGCTGCTAGCGGAAACAAGCATGTGGTTGTGCTGTCTGCCTTAGACTTTGGGAGGTTGCAAAGAATTGATATGTCAAG TGGGCCACAGATATATTACCTATCTAGCACCAGTGTCGATGGGACAGATGATTACTGTGAGCAACTTGGATGGAAAAGACTTCAGGAATACAACCCAGCTCAGAGGGGCTGGAAATATCTTAGCTCTTTAGCTGAAGGAGATGTTGGGGACGagaataattttacttttgagGATGATCtggaagaagaagattacTACCCAAGTTTGCCTTTTGCTGCCCTATTTTCATGCTTTAAG GCCAGAGGCTTGAAGGTTACATGCTTATTATGTTACTGCTCAGAAGGGGACAATATGGCTGATGCTTTCAATCTGGCTGATGCAGCATGCAAGTTTTTGAGGCTGAATCCTGACAACCTCCGTG GTGATGATGGTGAGAAATGGATTGTCCCATTTTCATGGATGACCGTGTATGGACCACCTCCTGATATGTCTATGTTCTAG